The DNA region caaattattataaactatatttATTAACACACATTTATTGGTTTGTTTGTTGACATGATCAGCAGCATAGCGCAGACAATTTAGACATGGATATGATCGAAGAACAAGCTGCGGAATTGGAAAGGTACTTGATAGCCAGAGAAAGGGAGACCATGATTGTGTTGAAGCAATTGGAAGAGACCAAGAGATTTGTTGAGGATGTGAAGCTCAAATTTGCCAGAGATCAAGTATCTGAATCATTTGAAAGGCCTTCCCCTGGCTTAATCTTGTTGGAGTTAAACCAGGCTAAACTTAACCTCCACAAGACTACGGATGATCTCGCCCTTCTTAGAACTTCTGTCGAATCTCTTAGTCAAAATGTGAACAGGAGGAAAGAGCAGAAGAATTTGGATTACAATGGGGAAAAGGTTATGATAAAGCCAGCCATAGCTAGTGGTATGCGAATAATAAGTGATCCCAAGATCTCCTCAAATGCTAAGAAGTTGAGTTTCGAAACAGAGCAGTTTAAGAACATAGCAGAGGCTGCAAGGTATGAGGTGATGAAGGCAATGGCAGAGATAGAACAAACAAAGACAAGCATAACAGTCGTTGAAATGAGATTGATTGCAGCGCGGAAGATGGAAGAGGCAGCAAAAGCAGTGGAAGCCGTAGCCTGCGCAGAAACGAGGCTTGTTCGACCGACCACAGAAATCTTGCCGCCAATAATAGGTTTTTCAAGAAAAGTGGATGAAAAAGTAACTCTTTCTATTGAAGAATACTCTTTTCTTACTCAAAAAGCTCAGGAGGCAGAGGAGCTGTTGTTGAAAAAGAGATCTGTGGCCTGCCATCACGATAGGAAAACTCATTTGATTGAAGAAAAAGCTAATTTCGAAAGAGTAAGAGGTGTCCACGAAGAATTCAGGTCAATGAAACAACCATCATATCCATCTCATTCTCATGGAAGTACTCGTCCGAATTCAGATCAACAAGATGTTGAGTCGTCTTCATCGTCAATCAAGGGAAAAAGTGAGGCAATGTTTAGTAGATCAAGCATTTCAATAGGTGACGTGCTGAATCAGAAGAAGCTGATCGTACAAGACGATATTGTAGTGGAGAAACACATTCAAGGTCAACACATAAGGGAGCGACAACAAGTGTCTCTCAGCCAAATGCTTCGCGAACAAACTGGACTCGTCATGCAGCATCAGAGCAAGACTGTGAAAGGAGGAAccagtagtagtagtagtagtaataCTGGTCATGGACATAAGCATTTCTTTGCACACCATAGGAAGAAGTTTGGATTCGTTGATATTGCCCTTCCCTTGGccaaacaaaataagaaaaagatgCAGCAGTAGCAGCAGGaccattcaaaatatttgatcaTAATCTCTCCTGGGTCTCCATCAGTTATATTATATATGCttggttctttttcttcatttctgaGATTGTTTTTTCGATTTGTGTTTCATGAGGGGTGCAATGTACTTATATAGGCTTGCTTGTGTTGGGGATTTAGATTTTCCTTTTTAAGTAAATCTTCTCTATGGTTTGTAAGCTTCTTATcacaattttgtgttttttttctcttttaacttgaaaagttattttctttggttgattaaataatatattttcttgttaATTGCAAGAATTCATCCTTACTGTTTAAGCACACTGAGAAATTTTAcctaacaaatttttaaattttaaataattattttgaataataaaattaaaataattaaaattaagactAAAACATAATTAGTAATTAATAGGATTAAttagtgtaataattaatagaattaattattatattaattaaaccctaattaattaaaataattgccaaaaaaaaaatactttaagataaaatgttgtactcatttaatcttaaattaattttaaggggttaaaaaaattaaaaaatttatgatgtatgtgatatttattttattctaaataaattatttataaaactcaaAAATATCTATAAAGCTTCAAAAAGTATTCATAAAACTTCTAAAAGAGTATTCATAGAGCTTCTAAAAGAGTTGAGAAGTGTTTAACTCACGACAACTTCCCAATCATACTGTAAATTGATTTACatgttcaaacaaaaaaaaattatattttagttcgATTGATCTTATATACTGTCaaattgttcaattttttttattgagaaatgattttgatatcatttataaattttttgtcGAAACAAAACCGAATCAATCACACTAAATCAGAAAAAACCAAATATGATTTTGACTCAGTTTTTGTTCTTGTGTTGTTACTCAAAACAGAAACTCATAAACCTTTCTAATATGTTTTTAAGGATGTTAGGAACATATTTAAGCCAATTCCAAGCAATTCTGATCATGTTGATCAAaagctatattttttttttataaaaatatgaattttagtttttgaattggtcaaaataaatagttagtgttcatgttttggtttcattcaatcatataaagtataaaaaagttattgaCAAGCACCTTACACTCATCAAGccttaaaaattgaaaaccagtttttttttctaaaaacgGTTTGATTTGAATAGAACATCATCCCGAATGAATGATGCATcaggatgatgttataaatgatccaTGGGACTAGGCAAAGCTCCCTATGCCTTGGATCAAGGGATTAGGACCCTAGTCAAAATATCAAACGTGTAGCTTGATATTCTTGACGACCGACCGAGGGTCTAACCTTGGTTTGATTTCCAACCGAGAAAATCAAACATTCCACTACACCTAACCTAGAATATCTAACCCAGACTAAGAAAATCTCAAAATCGACAAAGAACACCTTGCACCCTGACCGAGAATTCTAAGCCCAAGATTGAAAGCTTCATGCACCTCGACTAAGGAATCTTTGCACCCGACAGAGGATCCCTAGTCCAAGATCGAGAGCTACTCGCATCTTGACCA from Impatiens glandulifera chromosome 5, dImpGla2.1, whole genome shotgun sequence includes:
- the LOC124940074 gene encoding WEB family protein At3g51720-like isoform X2, which gives rise to MSVQKTMSEPSPLSQTQEVGAETKRIINPRVEIDTSPPFASVQEAVTRFGGSGSWIPLHLLRLAAPHHSADNLDMDMIEEQAAELERYLIARERETMIVLKQLEETKRFVEDVKLKFARDQVSESFERPSPGLILLELNQAKLNLHKTTDDLALLRTSVESLSQNVNRRKEQKNLDYNGEKVMIKPAIASGMRIISDPKISSNAKKLSFETEQFKNIAEAARYEVMKAMAEIEQTKTSITVVEMRLIAARKMEEAAKAVEAVACAETRLVRPTTEILPPIIGFSRKVDEKVTLSIEEYSFLTQKAQEAEELLLKKRSVACHHDRKTHLIEEKANFERVRGVHEEFRSMKQPSYPSHSHGSTRPNSDQQDVESSSSSIKGKSEAMFSRSSISIGDVLNQKKLIVQDDIVVEKHIQGQHIRERQQVSLSQMLREQTGLVMQHQSKTVKGGTSSSSSSNTGHGHKHFFAHHRKKFGFVDIALPLAKQNKKKMQQ
- the LOC124940074 gene encoding WEB family protein At3g51720-like isoform X1; this translates as MSVQKTMSEPSPLSQTQEVGAETKRIINPRVEIDTSPPFASVQEAVTRFGGSGSWIPLHLLRLAAPHQHSADNLDMDMIEEQAAELERYLIARERETMIVLKQLEETKRFVEDVKLKFARDQVSESFERPSPGLILLELNQAKLNLHKTTDDLALLRTSVESLSQNVNRRKEQKNLDYNGEKVMIKPAIASGMRIISDPKISSNAKKLSFETEQFKNIAEAARYEVMKAMAEIEQTKTSITVVEMRLIAARKMEEAAKAVEAVACAETRLVRPTTEILPPIIGFSRKVDEKVTLSIEEYSFLTQKAQEAEELLLKKRSVACHHDRKTHLIEEKANFERVRGVHEEFRSMKQPSYPSHSHGSTRPNSDQQDVESSSSSIKGKSEAMFSRSSISIGDVLNQKKLIVQDDIVVEKHIQGQHIRERQQVSLSQMLREQTGLVMQHQSKTVKGGTSSSSSSNTGHGHKHFFAHHRKKFGFVDIALPLAKQNKKKMQQ